Within Lolium rigidum isolate FL_2022 chromosome 5, APGP_CSIRO_Lrig_0.1, whole genome shotgun sequence, the genomic segment cgacacgccagggcggcgcggcccagcccccggccgcgcggccctgttgtgtgggtccctcgtgtggccccccgacccgcccttccgcctacaaatagccttcgtcgcgaaacccccgcaccgagagccacgatacggaaaaccttccggagacgcgccgccgccaatcccatctcggggattcaggagatcgcctccggcacccgccggagaggggattcatctcccggaggactcttcaccgccatggtcacctccggagtgatgagtgagtagttcacccctggactatgggtccatagcagtagctagatggtcgtcttctccttatgtgcttcattgtcggatcttgtgagctgcctaacatgatcaagatcatctatctgtaatgctatatgttgtatttgttgggatccgatggatagagaatactatgttatgttgattatcaatttatatctatgtgttgtttatgatcttgcatgctctccgttattagtagaggctcggccaagtttttactcttaactccaagagggagtatttatgctcgatagtgggttcatgtctccgtgaatgcggggagtgacgtaaacctctaagtttatggatgtgctgttgccactagggataaaacattgatgctatgtccaaggatgtagttattgattacattacgcaccatacttaatgcaattgtctgttgtttgcaacttaataccggaaggggttcggatgataacctgaaggtggactttttaggcatagatgcatgctggatagcggtctatgtactttgtcgtaatgcccaattaaatctcacaatactcaccatatcatgtatgtgcatggtcatgccctctctatttgtcaattgcccaactgtaatttgttcacccaacatgctatttatcttatgggagagacaccactagtgaactgtggaccccggtccattcttttacatcgaatacaatctactcgcaatacttgttctactcgttttccgcaaacaatcatcatccacactatacatctaatcctttgttacagcaagccggtgagattgacaacctcactgtttcgttggggcaaagtactttggttgtgttgtgcaggttccacgttggcgccggaatccctggtgttgcgccgcactacatctcgccgccatcaaccttcaacgtgcttcttggctcctactggttcgataaaccttgatttcttactgagggaaaacttgccgctgtacgcatcacaccttcctcttggggttcccaatggacgcgtgctgtacgcgtatcagctccctctcaagaaaggatttcggccgttccagcagcgtgcacgtcagatgaaggccgatattctagaagaagtcaagaaagagatcgagaaaatgttgaccgccggattcatcaggccatgcaggtacgctgaatggatttctaATATCGTACCTGtgcagaaaaaggatggccgatggcgcgtcgccatagattttcgagatctcaatagagccactccaaaggatgaatatcccatgctggtagcagagacattggtcaatgcagctgctggtcacaaggttttaagtttcatggatggcaatgccggctacaaccaaattttcatggcgccagaagatatacacaagactgcattcagagtactaggttcagtgggcttgtttaaatatgtagtcatgacttttggactgaagaatgccggtgcaacgtaccaaagagccatgaattacatctttcatgatctgatcggcaagttggtggagatttacatcgatgacgtggtggtcaagtctgtctccgtagaagggcacttggaggatttgcgacgcatcctggaccgaactaggaaattcaggctaagaatgaatccaaagaagtgtgcttttggtgtaatggccggtcagttcttggttttcttggttcatgaacttggaaatgagatcggcctgaaaagtcaggaggcagtgcgcacCATGCAACCACCTACCACGAATAAGGAactccaatgtctcatcggcaaaatcaacttcgtccgtagattcatctccaatctgtcaggaTGAATCGAGCCGTTTATGGGAttggtgaaaattaaatctgatgacgagtttcactggggggcagagcagcaacaagcgtttgatgagattaaggaGTATTTAACGacaccgcctgtgctagttccgcctcagcaagacagaccattctatatttacttatcagtagctgacacttccatcgcgtcagtggtggtgcaactttatgatggtctggagaaggtggctttctacctcagcagaaggatgttggacgcagagacaaggtacctcgagatcgagaagttgtgcctccgcCTATTTTTTAcccgcaccaagcttcgtcacatctttctgtcagcggaaattgtcatcatatgcaagtcagacatcgtcaaacacatgctgtcggctcctgttttgaaaggccgactcggtaagtggatgtttgcattgtcagaatttgatctccggtatcagcctgcgaaagcagtcaagggacaagcgttggccgatcttattgctgaacgaatcaacactgatatagcagcattatctgtacgtgcatgggccatgttctttgatggatcggcttgcgatgatggttgcggcatcggcattctactcgtgtcgcctcggggggcaacgtaTTCCttttccatcaggctatctaccccttgcaccaacaatgtcgctgagtatgaggcaatacgcaagggaatggagttgcttttggaagccggggcagaagcggtggaactttttggagactctagattggtgatttcccaactcacggaggactacaagtgtgagagcgagtcgctcttcccattatggatgcaatgccgtgagttgatgacacaatttaggtacataaactttaaCTGGATTCCAAGGTCACAAAATACCGTggccaacgatctcgcacagatggcatcaGGCTACAAGAACGTAAtagatggagccgatgttcaggtgcagttcctggaacaggatgattggagagctgatatcttcaattacttgaaagattcggctcggggggcacctaaacggataaggtacaaggccatgaaatatgtccttataagagatgacatgttctacaggactttggagggattacttctcaaatgcctgggaccaaccgagtcgaatcggctcttacacgaggtacacgaaggcgcctgtggaactcatcaatcggctcataagatgaaatggctgatcaggcgatcagggttttactggcccaccatgcttgaggattgctttaagtactataaaggatgtcaagcgtgtcagatgtttgggaaaattcagatggtacccgcatcagcaagggAACCCCATCattaagccttggccatttcgaggttggggcatggatatgatcggcaaaatccatcctgcatcgagcaaaggccatgagcggattttggccattacagattatttcactaaatgggtggaagccgtccctatgaagtcagtaaaatcagaagatgttatcactttcgtgaaagagcatgtcattcatagattcgggattccctagactatcacgaccgatggaggttcggtcttcgtttctaaagagttcagaaagttctgcgacgacatgggaattaagctgatccgatcgtctccatactatgctcaagcaaatgggcaagctgaagcgtctaaCCAGAGcctcatcaagctgattaagaggaaagttgacgagcaccctagacgttggcatgaggtattgtcagaagctttgtgggcttatcgcatgtcatgtcatggggctataaaaacctcgccataccagctggtctatggtcaagaagccgtattgccttgggaaattacggctggatcgagacgtgttacgtttcagaatgatctaacaactgaagaatatgcagccctgatgagtgatagtattgaggatctgacggaactcagactttggtcgttggaaaagattaaagagaacaaaaccaaggtagctcgtgcaaacaataagaaggtgagaccaaaggagtttcaggttggtgatctagtatgggaagctgtgttgccattaggaactaaggataaagcatatggtaaatggtctcctaattggcacggaccGTACAAAGTCGACCAGGttctgaagggtaatgcatacatgctcgagcagctggacggtgttaaattcccagtagctgtcaatggtcaacatctcaagaaatatttcccaagcatgtgggatgacggacagtgaaatatgggggccgatgcataaaatcggccagtaaatttttttttatacAAATCACAGccaatgcacggacatcgactttagaaaaaTATGCAAGACATCAggatacaagtacagccgatgcacagagatCGACTTCAGaccaaaaagccgatgcacagccatcgactctagaggtacaggcCCAATTGAGCAGTTATCATATTACATTGGCGCGcggtgattccgccattggattatGCCATTGGATTCACTGTGGAGTCAAATCTGCGTAATTGAGGTCTAAGATTCgcgtggccgtgagttggatcagttcgagcggcgatttggggatctgagtttattCCTTCAGACAaaggttgcaggttaccgtttgaataggcaactgattgGACCTTattcgcgttttatggcaaaggccgatgcgctgccatcggctctttgaagCGTTGACTcattttgactatcggcaaaatcgACATGGAAACATTTTTCTTCATTGACAAAAGGGGATTTTTTAcagtgaagagccgattgctcgagaaaggaagaacaaaagagaggtctattgaccaatctactactactagtcctatactagtagatgctactctatgggccgtcgctgccctcatcgtcgccgttgtagctgccgtcggcgctgctgccggcgacgtcctcgtcactactcccgtagccctcggcgggggcctcttcctcctcgtcatcgtcgtcatcatcgtcatccgacccggcgcggaagcgcttagccggcggatattcgtcggaggaatcgtcatcctcctcttcctcctcctcgtcggaggagatggggccatcccaggagaagaggtcatcctcgctctccgcctccagctccccatcggcgaggaactggaagtcgtcgtctccgctggtcaaggacttgtcatcctcggaccagacggaggaatcgtggtcctcctcgtcccacttctctggggcgcggatgtcataCGCCGCCAGCGAATCCCATTCCGGTGTTGGCTCccgagaggaagaagaggaggaggagagaaccgatgaggcggaggaggaggaggaggaagacatggctacagaggaagggggttttttgccgatggctagtgcagagcaaggggatgaagaggcgaactgttcggcgcggttaaataaaggggatatagtggagatttaatgccacagcggtttccgaggaagtggtgccaaaaaactgtcaaatcgtgcagagaagttgagaaggcaaggcatcatgatgaaggatactgcgacggttctgctctgccacgacatgacccgacgaagaaaaaaacagagtggttttggaattatcattgccaaaaccaggggggcatgtgttatcaccagattttaaccgaatcagaggtgggccgtgattgagatgggcttagagaatatgcatGGAAATtattcatgaatcggccttgtatgagagtttgggctagattgcccgtgtatctgtaaattatagtaggttacgtgtcggttagaattaagagatagaatttagctcgtacacggttgggattattcccaagttagaaagtctgcggactataaatatgtatctagggttattgagaaaggaggacgatcacgttctcaacaaaccaatctaggcgcatcgccaccccttgtttcgagggtttcttccggtagcgtcatgctgcctagattgcgatctaggcgagatcaagtttattcgttgttcatgcgttgctcgtatcgaagccttgttgatggcgagcaacgtagttatcatagatatgttagggttagcatcgatgTTATCTTGATGAATTCGTTTAGTTATGCTATCCCTAGATATCTAGTTGcctttacacctattttaggtgtaagggcagcaccttgcttagtctttatttagtagattcgatctgttatggttgttccttgttcatcaaggattagtttgatatccatatggttatgccttgcaaacgggttgaatgatccagtagtgcgtaaggtatagtttgcCGATCTCGGAGAGGATGTCCCGGGAATCAACtctacgttggtttttaggccttgtctaggactggttttctattatctttcatATCTCGCTGTGCTCGgttacgtgtaggacgttccggttatgtggtgaaaaccctaaatcgtcgtagatcgttttaacttagtattgatcaagcaggaccaccatgttatcgtagatcctatacgtatcatgggtggatcggctccttgagccgattcacaggataacctgagagccgatcgaggctcgtatttaatgtttacgtgtatgccatgcaggaaactagtcgaagcaatccatcaccttcctgaccaggtataggtcatgtggcacgcccttgcactagctcggacgtgcgtgccggagcattgcgggccatcgcccgagggaccagggcccaccagcagtcctgggagcctcccggctctacgtgttgcccgtcgctgctcgccggtgggttttggtggtcaacaccggcgccctgagcccgtccccgccccacaggggacgctccggggacgccggacacaccgaaaagcgaggcgcggagtggcgggaccgacgcatcagcggcacattgaattttaacctaaccgtcgcctacctcgcgacggaagttattggtgcGCAGatagtgcagttcccgcagaggcgcagcaaagcatctcgtcgcgcctagctctgggtgccggtgttaatgagcgccaccgctcccccgcctccctccggcctataaaagggccgcctctcatcgtccctctcacacacaaaccctagcgtctcTCTCTCCAACACTAGCTGCCGCCATCTCAAgattcgacgccatggctggtagaggcagatgccaagctcgcggccgtggtcgtggccgcggcagagctgcacgctcgacaTCGCCTACGACgccatcgtcttcctcatcgtcggacaTGCAAGACGAGGAGGGGCCCAtgctgttcgagttcatcgttgtcctcaagggcgacccacacggcatctagaggctgccggacaccttcgccgacttcgtcgccggcgacgagcgcccgggctcgctgcatctgcgggaggatgaccgcggctgctgccggtggatcgtcgacgtgatctatgacgcgcgcgacaagatgtacctcTACATCGGcttggagaagttcgcgcgctaccaccgccttGAAGCAGGCTatgtgctcgtgttctcctactttggcgataggggcatgagcgtcaaggtgttcgacgagacgcgttgccgtcGGAACTACCACAGCGacaacgccgaggaggacgatgactgatgagtgttgtttcttcgcaacgaatataagcacggaggtttctggttgttcttcctcggaagaaccaacggGGGCACCCTCACcatctggattttccagtttgggtgactgagtgtgccctcgagtgttttttcttggcagcaaacacacgaaacctttgatgcccggcctagttaggtttagttattttataatattttatatttgtgtcaaccatggttcaaactatgtattagtttgtggaaaaccatgttccaaattatgtcttcgtgtaaaccacgttcccaattatgtattagtttgtggaatattttttttctttattaaataaaatatgcaaaaaaacaaaaacaaaagattattttaatgtttgggacgGCGTTTGGGAACGCgattggggagcgacgtcccccaaacactcaatccgtcgcgtttgggagacggtttgggAAACGCGAGTATGTCCCTAAAAGAAGTGTAAATGTGCGATTCTGCTGTTCCTGTGGTAGAGTAGTGTAGTTTTGCCTAGTACTACTATTTCATTGTACAGAGTAGTAAGCATCTTTGCCCATTTTAACCCCTCTTTGGGTGCAACTGTAATATTCACATTCCAACGGCTAGAGCCTAGATGACACTATACGCCGGAACCCAAAAACCTCTGTTTTAGCAACACCGTGGCCCGCTTCAGTCTTTCTGGCGATCAGTGGGACGTGAATGCCTGTAAGATCAAAGCCAACCACGTCATGATTGGTATCCATGCTATACATGATAATCATCAGAAGCAAAGTAAACTAATGGAGTCTCATCCACGTATACGTACCGAGAAGATGTTGCAGTGTCCGGGGTCGGCGAGGTGCGCGAAGAGGTTGTCGAGGGGGCCCTGGCCGGTGTAGACGGCCTGGAACCAGAAGCCGACGAAGGCGAGCATGGCGAGGCGGCCGTTCTTGATCTCCTTGGTGCGGAGCACCATGACGGGCTCCGGCGAGCCGCGGCCCCAGTTTCCCCAGTCGAACCACAGCCCGCCCGGGTACCCGACGTCGGGGGTGGGGTTCTTGCGGTTGGGGAAGCGCGGCTCGATGTCGACGGAGCCAGGGTTGAGGTAGTCCATCCACCGCCGGCCCTCCGCCCACCCCATGAGCGCCATCTGGACCACGAAGAGCGTCAGCGGGTCCGCGAAGTACTCGCGCTCGCCGGCGGTGAACCAGTTGAACTCCTCCATGAAGCCCCACTTCTGCAGGGTGTCCGGGATCAGGATCccggccaccgccaccatcgcccACCGGCTGTGCATCAGCTCCGCCTGCGCGAACCACCGCAGCGACTCCGGCTCCGACCCTGCATCGCATGTATCCACATGTATGAAGTACAGTACATTGCCAAGGAGATTATTCTGCAAAACTTTGTTGAATATGCATGGTACTCTCGCACCAGTTTGTAGTTTGTAGTAATTACCTAGTCCAAGAGGATCAAACCCAAAGTCTCCCGGAAGGCTGAAGGGAAATGGCAACACAATCATGTCAGGGACGCAATGAAATTCAGTTCATTTCAACTAAGAAGGCATGAAATTTGTTCTGTTATTATGGTACAAAGACTCGTATGTCCTCTACATGCTCACCTGCCGTCGAGCCACGGGGGAGGCGCTTTGCCGGGGAACCAGACGGGCCTGTCGGGCCCCAGTGGCTCGCACACGGTGGAGAGGCTGCTCTTCGTCGCGCCGGCACGGTGGCCGCTGGCCCGCCGGACGGGAGCGCAAGCCGCCGCCGGCGCAGCATTCGGCTTCGGAGCATGCAATTGCAGAGCCGGGATCCTAGCTCGATCGCGGGACAGGAAAACAATTCAGCAAAAACAATTGTGCAAGGAAAACCAGATGTTTCGACGGAAATAGGCCGGAGTGTCGCTGATTACCTTGGTTGGAGGCTGCAGGCGGCGAATGAGCCGGTGGGCAGAGGGGTCGCCATGGAGGGATGGGGGAGTGGAGCGGGAGTTGCAGTGCACTCGCGGGCGGGTTATCTGTTTGGAGTTCAGGATAGGGAGGGAGAGGGCGCGGCGCTCGTGGATCGCCAGCCAATGACGGGTCGCCAGGTGTCCCTGCTGCGATCGTAGGAACTGGCTTGTGGGCTTGTATACTGGAGGCCCGTTCTGTTGCTCACGGGCTCACGGCCTTGAGCCTTTGCAGGTACACAGGAAGAAACTGACTTCACTCAAAAATAAAAAACTGACTTGTATTACTGGTAATCTTGCCGGAgcctagatttttttttgaaatggaggccTGGCCCCACCCTGCGCATCAATAGATGCATGTGGCTACCGGAGCTTGGATGAGGGTGGTGAATGGAGGTGAGCTGGATGAAGCTTGTTGACGATGCTCATGTTCTCCAGGTTGTCTAAGagctcgtttggtatccatcatttgggcctgaaatcctggaattcattttgaaattccataggtggcttgtttggttgccacagaattgggccgtcatttcatttaggtaatccagcaaaatgattccatgggtaaacatgattccaagctgagacctgtcatttgcgtttctctatgaaaaccatttacaaattcaatattgaattctgctgtcatttgcaattcctgtggcaaccaaacaagtgtccatttctagaattacaatataaatgaaatgaatacatgtattcatttcaaaatgctacaaacgaaatgaaagcctggcttccaaacgagcTCTAAGCTTCTTCCAGCCGCAACGTGTTAGAATTTTTGTACTAAATCTAAGAGGTCGTTTATTATCCATCATTTTGGTCTGGAATTCTggaatttattttgaaattccataggtgggctgtttggttgccacataattggaccgtcatttcatttaggaaatctAGCAAATTGACTTCATGGGTAAACACGATTCTAAGCTGAAACCTGTCATTTGCGTTTCTCTATGGAAGTCatctacaaattcaatattgaattcagcTATCATTtctaattcctgtggcaaccaaacaagtgtccatttctggaattacaatgcaaatgaaatgaatacatgtattcattttaaaatgctacaaagaaatgaaagcctggcttccaaacgacttcagGTCAATTAATACGAAACATTAGGGAGTAGCTTTGATCACCTGTTGTTAGTAGGTTGTTTAAGACTCTGTCATAagttccgtttcaaaaaaaagacTCTATCATAAGTTTTAAAGTGTGGGATGGCGCACCCCATGTGATGAACAAAAAAAATGCGGTTGTATCTCAGATCAAGGGCATCTCGTAGTTGTCTCTCCCAGGATCATAAGCAAATAACCCGGTATGGAAAATTATTTGGAAGCTAAAGGTACCtagtaaaattaaaaaaaaaaaattggagagCACTTCATGGAATACTACCTCTCAAATCAACTCTGGCAAATCGGCATGTGAGAAGGAGTGGTGGTTGTCCTATTTGTAATCAAGCAGCGGAAGATGTTTTGCATCTTGTTTTTAAATGCCCCACTGCTCAGTCACTTTGGTATTTTAGGTATATCTCAGCTCATGGAAGAAGCGTTGGAGGAAGATCGATCAGGTTCTGCAGTCCTGAAACTTTTGTTCAGGAGACAAGATGCCTCTATGCCGGGGATTGATCCGGGGATAAAGAAAGTTATTGTTGTAGGGAGCTGGTATCTCTGGTGGATCCGCCGTCAACGCGCACACAATGAACAAGTTTAAATGCAAATTTTCTATTCTTTCAATGTCAAGAGGAAACCAATAAGACATCACTGGATCAGACCATCGCTTAGAGTTATCAAGGTAAATGTA encodes:
- the LOC124651962 gene encoding photosystem I chlorophyll a/b-binding protein 6, chloroplastic-like, translating into MATPLPTGSFAACSLQPRIPALQLHAPKPNAAPAAACAPVRRASGHRAGATKSSLSTVCEPLGPDRPVWFPGKAPPPWLDGSLPGDFGFDPLGLGSEPESLRWFAQAELMHSRWAMVAVAGILIPDTLQKWGFMEEFNWFTAGEREYFADPLTLFVVQMALMGWAEGRRWMDYLNPGSVDIEPRFPNRKNPTPDVGYPGGLWFDWGNWGRGSPEPVMVLRTKEIKNGRLAMLAFVGFWFQAVYTGQGPLDNLFAHLADPGHCNIFSAFTSH